The Armatimonadia bacterium genome has a segment encoding these proteins:
- a CDS encoding DUF72 domain-containing protein yields MIYVGTSGYSYDDWVGPFYPEGTTKNGFLDYYAQTFGCVEVNYTYYRMPDARTLAAMAAKTPEGFRFVVKAPGELTHERTTPEASFAQFQAALTPLVESGKLGAVLAQFPGSFRPSDENRDYLAGFRQELGALPVVVEFRHASWVGPRTFDLLRRLDLGFCCVDEPRLRSLMPPFAEVTSDVGYVRFHGRNAAKWFEHEQAWERYNYLYTREELTEWITKTRRIDARAKETYVFFNNHYNAQAAQNASLFTEMLAEEDR; encoded by the coding sequence GTGATCTACGTAGGCACCTCGGGATACTCCTACGATGATTGGGTCGGTCCCTTCTACCCGGAGGGCACGACGAAGAACGGCTTCCTGGACTACTACGCGCAGACTTTCGGCTGCGTGGAGGTCAACTACACCTACTACCGCATGCCTGACGCACGGACCCTCGCGGCGATGGCGGCGAAGACCCCGGAGGGCTTCCGCTTCGTCGTGAAGGCCCCGGGCGAGCTGACCCACGAGCGGACTACGCCGGAGGCCTCCTTCGCTCAGTTCCAGGCAGCCCTCACGCCCCTAGTGGAGTCGGGTAAGCTGGGGGCGGTGCTGGCGCAGTTCCCGGGCTCCTTCCGACCGAGTGACGAGAACCGCGACTACCTGGCCGGCTTCCGCCAGGAGCTCGGGGCTCTGCCCGTGGTCGTGGAGTTCCGCCATGCCTCCTGGGTCGGGCCACGCACCTTTGACTTGCTACGTCGTCTCGACCTGGGCTTCTGCTGCGTCGATGAGCCGCGACTGCGCTCGCTGATGCCGCCCTTCGCCGAGGTCACCTCCGACGTGGGCTACGTGCGCTTCCACGGACGGAATGCCGCGAAGTGGTTCGAGCACGAGCAGGCCTGGGAGCGCTACAACTACCTGTACACGCGCGAGGAGCTGACCGAGTGGATCACCAAGACCCGCCGGATCGACGCCCGCGCCAAAGAGACCTATGTCTTCTTCAACAACCACTACAACGCGCAGGCCGCGCAGAACGCGAGCCTGTTCACGGAGATGCTCGCCGAGGAGGACCGCTGA
- a CDS encoding response regulator has protein sequence MTRAEAQPKTVLVVDDQRDMVLATRIFLEGEGYEVAEAFDGIQALEVLKALVPDLVILDVMMPRLDGWATLRKMQEDERLCEVPVLMLTALNEPSHIKTGIDLGCTWYYTKPITDYSDFGLVIRRIISGLEAPPEPLV, from the coding sequence ATGACCCGCGCAGAGGCCCAACCCAAGACGGTGCTGGTAGTCGATGACCAGCGTGACATGGTCCTTGCCACGCGGATCTTTCTGGAAGGCGAAGGCTACGAGGTAGCGGAAGCCTTCGACGGGATCCAGGCCCTGGAGGTCCTCAAGGCCCTGGTGCCCGACCTTGTCATTCTGGACGTAATGATGCCGCGCCTGGATGGCTGGGCGACTCTGCGCAAGATGCAGGAGGACGAACGCCTGTGTGAAGTGCCCGTGCTGATGCTGACGGCCCTGAACGAGCCCTCCCACATCAAGACGGGGATCGATCTGGGCTGCACGTGGTACTACACGAAGCCGATCACCGACTACAGCGATTTTGGTCTGGTGATCCGCCGCATCATCTCGGGCCTGGAAGCACCGCCCGAGCCCCTGGTGTAA
- a CDS encoding Gfo/Idh/MocA family oxidoreductase — MTEVRAAFIGAGGNAQGHMQRFAEVEGARIVAICDLDEARAQEMAGKYNAAAYTEHHAMLDAVDVDAVYVSIPPFAHTDAEVVAANKGCAVFVEKPVALSMEKGYEVLEAIERNKVISCVGFQLRLLDPVCRAKKWLADKTIGMVSSHRWGGLPGAPWWRVMSKSGGQLTEQTIHQVDIIRLLAGDVEEVYAHYALRTMQDVEGLDIPDCQAVLMKFRSGALGTLTTSPMLTKGGGRSDVVFLLRDQIMTLGFQGNALSPGEDAWLCAAPEPTPNIDEAFIAAIRQKDPSLVACTYREGLKSLDVVLAATRSAQSGKPEKTEMG, encoded by the coding sequence ATGACCGAAGTCAGGGCTGCCTTTATCGGCGCCGGTGGGAATGCCCAGGGACACATGCAGCGTTTCGCCGAAGTGGAAGGTGCACGCATCGTCGCCATCTGCGACCTCGATGAGGCGCGTGCCCAGGAGATGGCCGGCAAGTACAACGCTGCCGCCTACACCGAACACCATGCGATGCTCGATGCCGTGGACGTCGACGCGGTCTACGTCAGCATCCCGCCCTTCGCCCACACTGATGCGGAAGTCGTCGCCGCGAACAAGGGCTGTGCCGTCTTTGTCGAGAAGCCCGTGGCCCTGTCGATGGAGAAGGGCTACGAAGTGCTCGAGGCTATCGAGCGTAACAAAGTGATCTCCTGCGTTGGTTTCCAGCTCCGCCTGCTCGACCCGGTCTGCCGCGCCAAGAAGTGGCTCGCGGACAAGACCATCGGCATGGTCTCCAGCCATCGCTGGGGAGGCCTTCCGGGCGCCCCCTGGTGGCGAGTGATGAGCAAGTCCGGCGGTCAGCTCACCGAGCAGACGATCCACCAGGTGGACATCATCCGCCTGCTGGCCGGCGACGTCGAGGAGGTCTACGCTCACTATGCACTGCGAACCATGCAGGACGTCGAGGGTCTGGACATCCCCGACTGCCAGGCGGTGCTGATGAAGTTCCGCTCCGGCGCCCTCGGGACACTCACCACCAGCCCGATGCTGACCAAGGGCGGCGGCCGCAGTGACGTCGTCTTCCTGCTCCGGGACCAGATCATGACGCTGGGCTTCCAGGGCAACGCCTTGTCACCGGGAGAGGACGCCTGGCTCTGCGCAGCACCGGAGCCGACGCCGAACATCGACGAGGCCTTCATCGCCGCCATCCGCCAGAAGGACCCATCCCTGGTCGCCTGCACCTACCGCGAAGGCCTCAAGAGTCTCGACGTGGTTCTCGCCGCGACACGATCCGCACAGAGCGGCAAGCCCGAAAAGACTGAGATGGGCTAG
- a CDS encoding N-acetyltransferase family protein codes for MDIRIREAREEDLPAILRIYNASIPERIATADTEPVTVESRREWFREHTTRRHPLWVAEIGGQVLGWASLSHFIHDRPAYAATAEISLYVAPECRHQGIGRRLTQAMIEYCPEVGIKTLVALIFGHNTPSLSLCKQLGFERWGFLPGIADLDGVSRDLVILGKKL; via the coding sequence ATGGATATCAGGATTCGTGAGGCCCGCGAAGAGGATCTGCCGGCCATCCTGCGGATCTATAACGCCTCGATCCCGGAGCGCATCGCGACCGCCGACACGGAGCCGGTTACCGTGGAGAGCCGCCGGGAGTGGTTCCGCGAGCACACCACCCGGAGGCATCCGCTCTGGGTTGCAGAGATTGGTGGCCAGGTCCTTGGTTGGGCGAGCCTGAGCCACTTCATCCATGACCGCCCTGCCTATGCAGCAACGGCCGAGATCAGCCTCTACGTGGCCCCCGAGTGCCGCCACCAGGGGATCGGCCGTCGGCTCACGCAAGCCATGATCGAGTACTGCCCCGAGGTCGGCATCAAGACCCTGGTCGCGCTGATCTTCGGCCACAACACGCCCAGCCTCAGCCTGTGCAAGCAACTGGGCTTTGAGCGCTGGGGCTTCCTGCCGGGCATCGCCGATCTGGACGGCGTCTCGCGAGACCTGGTGATCCTGGGCAAGAAGCTCTGA
- a CDS encoding MFS transporter, whose protein sequence is MSESLRIAEQAEELPLRPLSHHLALTVYWLSNSLLWGALLHLGLQSRLSDWYTQDKVGYYLGIMGFVGGSIATVAQIVTGAFSDRSLSRWGRRRPFVVVGSTFAVCGLMFLGAAKSFWPFAGALVLVQLCSNIALAPFTALLPDTVNPREHGKASGFMGVARLLGDIGGLILAGAMLNANEEISQNKVLLVAFHDQRMPLLCGVMGAFMVLTAAYTCWTIRERPLKSRPEATAWQTMIGAFALDVRGYPDFFWLSISRAVTNLGFYMFLEVLFFFIKYSLGHPDPHLGNPNAERTSMYVMLPAILVAAAASVPAGILSDRIGRRPLIFLAQFLLAGAALMFAFAPNLTVVYLGGVPAGIAYGAFTAVEWALACNLLPKGEAARYLGLWNASAAVPQILAFPLAGAIGSAISARVPGLGWRVDFGLASLFCLIGAYFLLRVHERRSPRGQTDAAQETPAAEEQESPA, encoded by the coding sequence ATGAGTGAGTCCCTTCGGATAGCAGAGCAAGCTGAGGAACTGCCGCTGCGTCCACTGTCGCATCATCTCGCCCTGACCGTGTACTGGCTGAGCAACTCGCTGCTGTGGGGAGCCCTGCTGCACCTTGGGCTGCAGAGCCGACTGAGCGACTGGTACACCCAGGACAAGGTCGGCTACTACCTGGGGATCATGGGCTTCGTCGGCGGCAGCATCGCCACTGTGGCCCAGATCGTGACCGGCGCCTTCAGCGACCGCTCACTGAGCCGTTGGGGACGGCGAAGGCCTTTCGTTGTCGTCGGCTCGACCTTCGCCGTCTGTGGCCTGATGTTTTTGGGCGCCGCGAAGTCCTTCTGGCCCTTTGCCGGAGCGCTGGTGCTGGTGCAGTTGTGCAGCAACATCGCCCTGGCCCCCTTCACGGCCTTGCTACCCGATACCGTGAATCCTCGCGAGCACGGCAAGGCCTCCGGCTTCATGGGCGTTGCGCGACTACTCGGCGACATCGGCGGGCTGATCCTGGCGGGAGCGATGCTCAATGCCAACGAGGAGATCTCCCAGAACAAGGTCCTCCTCGTCGCCTTCCACGATCAGCGAATGCCGCTGCTGTGCGGGGTGATGGGCGCTTTCATGGTGCTCACCGCCGCCTACACCTGCTGGACCATCCGCGAGCGGCCCCTCAAGTCGCGACCGGAAGCTACAGCCTGGCAGACCATGATCGGCGCCTTCGCGCTGGATGTGCGGGGCTATCCCGACTTCTTCTGGCTGTCTATCTCCCGGGCCGTCACCAACCTCGGCTTCTACATGTTCCTGGAGGTGCTGTTCTTCTTCATCAAGTACAGCCTTGGGCACCCGGATCCTCACCTGGGCAACCCCAATGCAGAGCGCACCTCCATGTACGTGATGCTCCCGGCGATCCTCGTTGCTGCGGCGGCCAGTGTTCCCGCCGGGATACTGTCTGACCGAATCGGTCGCCGCCCGCTGATCTTCCTGGCCCAGTTCCTGCTGGCCGGGGCAGCGCTCATGTTTGCTTTCGCCCCCAACCTCACGGTCGTATACCTGGGTGGAGTTCCAGCCGGGATCGCCTACGGAGCCTTCACTGCGGTGGAGTGGGCGCTGGCGTGCAACTTGCTGCCCAAGGGTGAGGCGGCGCGGTACCTGGGCCTGTGGAACGCTTCGGCGGCGGTTCCCCAGATTCTGGCCTTCCCTCTGGCCGGCGCCATCGGCAGTGCAATCTCGGCGCGAGTGCCGGGCCTGGGATGGCGAGTGGACTTCGGCCTCGCCAGCCTGTTCTGCCTGATTGGTGCCTACTTCCTGCTTCGCGTCCATGAGCGCCGTTCTCCTCGTGGACAGACCGACGCCGCTCAGGAGACGCCCGCTGCTGAGGAGCAGGAATCGCCGGCCTAG
- a CDS encoding M20/M25/M40 family metallo-hydrolase — protein sequence MERDLLQAIAQDREQIVELCRSLCRISTVNLYSGDRDPSGEREGQEFLAGVLEGLGGSLRLFDCPADIYARMGVLGPQERDFTSRPNLVSEFHFGPGPRIVLNGHMDTVAVDGMTIDPFASEVRDGCIWGRGTSDCKGGITVAVSALGALLQSGAKLQGSVIFESVVEEECNGSGAGTLACLDAGYTGDLAIFVDGKRDAMILGCSGCLTADVQVTGKEGHAAYGTGVSAIEKGLVVKSAIDGFKHDRETARPEARVNLGIFHAGVHPAVVPGKAYLSLNTVYEVDEAAEAQATTGTWGAGPLREDLTRRIRAAEAQDEWLREHPSEIVWVKDLIPYAEPAELEPAQRLADAFEQVTGHAPTCEHMLGWSDAAYYSALGNMPTILFGPAEEGTAHTPEEYVRIDSLVTATQVLALFLGRELKAW from the coding sequence GTGGAACGCGACCTACTGCAGGCCATCGCCCAGGACCGCGAGCAGATTGTCGAGCTCTGCCGCAGTCTGTGTCGCATCAGCACCGTCAATCTCTACTCCGGCGATCGCGACCCCTCGGGCGAGCGAGAAGGTCAGGAGTTCCTCGCTGGAGTCCTGGAGGGCCTCGGCGGGAGCCTTCGCCTTTTCGATTGCCCTGCCGACATCTACGCCCGCATGGGTGTACTCGGTCCGCAGGAGCGCGACTTCACCTCCCGGCCGAATCTGGTCAGCGAGTTCCACTTCGGCCCCGGTCCGCGCATCGTCCTCAACGGGCACATGGATACCGTCGCCGTCGACGGCATGACCATCGACCCCTTCGCCTCGGAGGTGCGGGACGGCTGCATCTGGGGTCGAGGCACCAGTGACTGCAAGGGCGGAATCACCGTTGCGGTCAGTGCCCTGGGAGCGCTGCTTCAGTCCGGTGCGAAGCTCCAGGGCTCCGTGATCTTCGAGAGCGTGGTGGAGGAGGAGTGCAACGGGAGTGGCGCCGGAACTCTCGCCTGCCTTGATGCCGGGTACACGGGCGATCTGGCGATCTTCGTCGACGGTAAGCGCGATGCGATGATCCTAGGCTGCAGCGGCTGCCTGACGGCGGATGTGCAGGTCACGGGCAAAGAGGGCCATGCCGCCTACGGTACCGGCGTCTCGGCCATCGAGAAGGGCCTGGTCGTCAAGAGCGCCATCGACGGCTTCAAGCATGACCGCGAGACCGCCCGACCTGAGGCGCGCGTGAATTTGGGCATCTTCCATGCGGGTGTGCATCCGGCGGTCGTCCCCGGGAAGGCCTACCTGTCGCTGAACACGGTGTACGAGGTCGATGAGGCCGCCGAGGCCCAGGCCACCACCGGAACCTGGGGAGCCGGTCCCTTGCGCGAGGACTTGACCCGACGTATCCGGGCTGCCGAGGCACAGGACGAGTGGCTGCGGGAGCACCCGTCGGAGATCGTGTGGGTGAAGGACCTGATCCCCTACGCCGAGCCCGCGGAGCTGGAGCCTGCGCAACGTCTTGCGGACGCCTTCGAGCAGGTCACCGGGCATGCACCCACCTGCGAGCACATGCTGGGCTGGAGCGATGCGGCCTACTACTCGGCCCTCGGCAACATGCCGACGATCCTCTTTGGCCCGGCGGAAGAGGGCACAGCGCACACGCCGGAGGAGTACGTGCGGATCGATAGCCTCGTGACGGCGACGCAGGTTCTCGCGCTGTTCCTCGGTCGCGAGCTGAAGGCCTGGTGA
- a CDS encoding glycosyltransferase family 4 protein encodes MGPKRIAYVDHALQLGGAQKSLLELVARLDRRRFSPVLLCAEGAEWLDRPELEGVEQVPVFEASPLLEQRRDQLHPSVLRSRGQLLGGLTPVLRLRRALRAVKADLVHTNTLKAHFLGGAAGRLSGLPVLWHVRDILDPGPARTWLLRASKLLRPQVIAISQAVAAQFASQNVPVELIYNGIPLDHFTPGQPDPSLRRGLQLSPEDEVLTIVGRLTPWKGHRTLLEALAILSAQRPQVRLLVVGEVAFWEASYGEELEHLAEDLGIADRVSWLGFREDVPQILRLCDLFVLPSVDEPFGRVLIEAMAVGKAVVATRSGGAPEVVLDGETGVLVPPGDEKGLAAALSDLLSDRTRAAAMGQRGLERAQTVFDVNRVVEMVQSLYDRTLAGSRTG; translated from the coding sequence ATGGGTCCGAAGCGAATCGCCTACGTGGACCACGCCCTGCAACTGGGAGGAGCTCAAAAGAGCCTCCTGGAGCTGGTGGCAAGACTCGACCGGCGGAGGTTTTCGCCGGTCCTGTTGTGTGCTGAGGGCGCTGAGTGGCTCGACCGTCCCGAGCTTGAGGGCGTCGAGCAAGTCCCCGTCTTTGAAGCGTCTCCCCTGCTCGAGCAGCGCCGCGACCAGCTCCACCCGTCAGTCCTGCGCTCGCGTGGGCAGCTTCTCGGCGGTCTGACCCCGGTGCTGAGACTCCGGCGTGCGCTGCGGGCGGTCAAGGCCGACCTGGTGCACACCAACACTCTCAAGGCCCATTTCCTCGGCGGAGCGGCGGGCCGTCTGTCCGGTCTGCCCGTGCTCTGGCATGTGCGCGACATCCTCGACCCCGGACCGGCGCGTACCTGGCTCCTGCGAGCCTCGAAGCTCCTGCGGCCACAGGTCATCGCGATCTCCCAGGCAGTAGCCGCGCAGTTCGCCTCCCAGAACGTGCCCGTGGAGCTGATCTACAACGGCATTCCGCTGGACCACTTCACCCCTGGGCAGCCCGACCCCTCACTGAGGCGTGGGTTGCAGCTCAGCCCCGAGGACGAGGTCCTCACGATCGTCGGCCGTCTCACTCCCTGGAAGGGCCACCGGACCTTGCTCGAGGCGCTGGCGATCCTATCGGCTCAGCGTCCACAGGTTCGGCTGCTGGTCGTCGGCGAGGTCGCCTTCTGGGAAGCCTCCTACGGGGAGGAACTCGAGCATCTCGCCGAGGACCTCGGGATTGCCGACCGCGTTTCCTGGCTGGGCTTCCGCGAAGATGTGCCGCAGATACTACGGCTGTGCGACCTCTTCGTGCTGCCCTCGGTGGACGAGCCCTTCGGTCGCGTGCTCATCGAGGCCATGGCCGTCGGGAAGGCGGTCGTCGCGACCCGCTCCGGTGGAGCCCCCGAAGTGGTACTCGACGGTGAGACGGGCGTGCTGGTGCCGCCGGGGGACGAAAAGGGCCTGGCTGCCGCGTTGAGTGATCTGCTCTCTGACCGAACCAGGGCCGCTGCAATGGGGCAACGAGGACTTGAGCGTGCCCAGACGGTCTTCGATGTGAACCGCGTCGTGGAGATGGTGCAGAGCCTCTACGACAGGACTCTCGCCGGGAGTCGCACGGGGTAG
- a CDS encoding glycosyltransferase family 2 protein → MADQTGPRLSSLSVFFPCHNEVGNIRGLVERTLAVLPTVAETYEVIIVNDGSKDGTRELADELAAQNPVVRAVHHEVNRGYGGALQSGFAAAQYDYVFFTDGDGQFDVGEIDKLVALLDQADMALGWRIKRADQFLRLANARAYKAMIRLLFGLKVRDIDCAFKLLPRRVLESIELHSLGALISAELLIKATHVGFTYAEVGVHHYPRTAGQQSGAKLSVILRMFGELWKMRAELKRIDKQKSATL, encoded by the coding sequence ATGGCGGACCAGACTGGCCCCAGGCTGTCGTCCCTGTCGGTGTTCTTTCCCTGTCACAACGAGGTTGGCAATATCCGGGGGCTTGTCGAACGCACGCTGGCAGTGCTGCCCACCGTCGCCGAGACCTACGAGGTCATCATCGTCAATGACGGCAGCAAGGACGGCACGCGGGAGCTGGCGGACGAACTGGCCGCCCAGAACCCAGTCGTCAGGGCCGTCCACCACGAGGTGAATCGCGGCTACGGCGGCGCACTACAGTCGGGGTTTGCGGCTGCTCAGTATGACTACGTGTTCTTCACCGATGGAGACGGGCAGTTCGACGTGGGCGAGATCGACAAGCTCGTGGCGCTGCTGGACCAGGCGGACATGGCCCTGGGCTGGCGCATCAAGCGGGCAGACCAATTCCTTCGCCTTGCCAACGCTCGGGCCTACAAGGCGATGATCCGCCTGCTCTTCGGGCTGAAGGTCCGCGACATCGACTGCGCCTTCAAGCTCCTTCCCCGGCGAGTCCTGGAGAGCATCGAACTGCACAGCCTGGGCGCGCTCATCAGCGCCGAACTGCTCATCAAGGCTACGCACGTCGGCTTCACCTACGCCGAGGTCGGCGTGCATCACTACCCGCGAACAGCCGGGCAGCAGTCCGGGGCGAAGCTCAGCGTGATCTTGCGTATGTTCGGCGAGCTGTGGAAGATGCGCGCCGAGCTCAAGCGCATCGACAAGCAGAAAAGCGCCACTTTGTGA
- a CDS encoding DUF1848 domain-containing protein, with amino-acid sequence MSNIISASRRTDVPAFYSEWFLRRLEEGFCDYWQPFAHQWFQVSLRPEEVAGIVLWTKNLGPLLPSLPALRQRYVFYVQFTITGHPPQLEPGIVPTAEAVEQLRQVSRQFGPEAAVWRFDPIVYTQYGGPTETLGRFDRISEQLEGYTRRCVISFMSPYRRQQKAFAQAGLQHTEPTSAERREMAADLGARARAHGMELSACCNEDVLGEMVTKAHCVDADLLRALGADLPHKVSPAPSRKGCGCMKSIDIGAYDLCPGGCAYCYANQDHDLARRNWSRHSPHHHALAEATIPRKDRDLE; translated from the coding sequence ATGAGCAACATCATCTCCGCCAGCCGTCGCACCGACGTGCCCGCTTTCTACAGCGAGTGGTTCCTGCGACGGCTGGAGGAGGGTTTCTGCGACTACTGGCAGCCCTTCGCGCATCAGTGGTTCCAGGTCAGCCTGCGGCCGGAAGAGGTCGCAGGGATCGTCCTGTGGACCAAGAACCTGGGGCCGCTGCTGCCGTCTTTGCCCGCTCTGCGTCAGCGCTATGTGTTCTACGTGCAGTTCACCATCACCGGGCATCCGCCGCAACTGGAGCCGGGAATCGTCCCCACAGCAGAGGCCGTCGAGCAGTTGCGGCAGGTCTCGCGGCAGTTCGGCCCGGAGGCGGCTGTCTGGCGCTTCGACCCCATCGTCTACACCCAATATGGCGGGCCAACCGAGACGCTGGGGCGCTTCGACCGTATCTCCGAGCAGTTGGAGGGCTACACGCGGCGTTGCGTCATCAGCTTCATGTCGCCCTACCGGCGGCAGCAGAAGGCCTTCGCCCAGGCGGGACTGCAGCACACCGAGCCGACGTCTGCTGAGCGCAGAGAGATGGCGGCCGACCTGGGCGCTCGGGCTCGTGCGCACGGCATGGAGCTCTCAGCGTGCTGCAATGAGGACGTGCTCGGCGAGATGGTGACCAAGGCTCACTGCGTGGATGCCGACCTGCTGCGTGCCCTCGGGGCCGACCTGCCGCACAAGGTCTCCCCAGCGCCCTCACGCAAGGGTTGCGGCTGCATGAAGTCCATCGACATCGGCGCCTATGACCTATGTCCGGGTGGCTGCGCCTACTGCTACGCCAACCAGGACCACGACCTCGCCCGGCGCAACTGGTCGCGTCATAGTCCCCACCATCATGCCCTGGCCGAAGCGACCATCCCCCGGAAGGACCGGGACCTCGAGTAA
- a CDS encoding response regulator, which produces MKGFILVVDDEPALRFAVRSYLESVGYEVEEATNGVDALRCIAHRKPDLVILDVLMSPMSGWEVLELLNSSPETRDIRVVILTAMAMDRDEALGWHMGCDWYEIKRKPLQFDDLGLVVNRLLAIDPHEEEKALAAVGDKTEGGN; this is translated from the coding sequence ATGAAGGGTTTCATCCTGGTTGTAGATGACGAACCTGCGCTTCGTTTTGCCGTGCGCAGCTACCTCGAGAGCGTCGGCTATGAAGTGGAGGAAGCTACCAACGGCGTCGATGCCTTGCGTTGCATCGCACACCGCAAGCCCGACTTGGTGATCCTTGATGTTCTGATGTCGCCGATGTCGGGCTGGGAAGTGCTGGAGTTGCTCAACAGCAGCCCGGAAACGCGAGACATCCGGGTCGTGATCCTCACGGCCATGGCCATGGACCGTGACGAGGCCCTGGGCTGGCACATGGGCTGTGACTGGTACGAGATCAAGCGCAAGCCCTTGCAGTTCGACGACCTGGGGCTTGTTGTGAACCGACTGCTCGCCATCGACCCCCACGAAGAGGAGAAAGCCTTGGCCGCCGTAGGCGACAAGACTGAGGGTGGGAACTGA
- a CDS encoding diguanylate cyclase: protein MVQVSVHLADGALADQVRAALVREGLEVAEDPGEALVVVEQAPEGLDEVSARVAQLDSCRRVKPALVLVALGRRGYSREQALRAGATGLVADDALEELPALVGALCRLRAGDLDSQPLTGLPGSAVLQRECERRLVRQEPLALVSFDLRHFKAFNDHYGFDRGDHVLKVLANLLEEVVKDGGNVYHVGGDDFCIVTEPGRADAIAQAAMAGFDEARDGFYDDEDLRRGYVPGLSRATGEVFCFPLMTLTVTCATNEAEDVSHLGQLAIITAQLRQYAKAASGSTYARDRRLVHDVARSLQMREKQKGGE from the coding sequence ATGGTCCAGGTGTCGGTACACCTTGCCGACGGCGCCCTTGCAGACCAGGTGCGTGCTGCCCTGGTGCGCGAGGGACTCGAAGTCGCCGAGGATCCCGGTGAGGCTCTCGTCGTCGTGGAGCAAGCACCGGAAGGCCTCGACGAGGTGTCGGCGCGCGTCGCCCAACTGGACTCCTGTCGACGGGTGAAGCCGGCACTGGTTCTCGTCGCCCTCGGCCGGAGGGGGTACTCGCGAGAGCAGGCCCTGCGAGCCGGTGCGACGGGTCTGGTCGCCGACGATGCCCTGGAGGAGCTGCCGGCGCTGGTCGGTGCGCTGTGCCGTCTGCGAGCGGGCGATCTGGACTCGCAGCCCCTGACGGGTCTGCCTGGAAGTGCGGTTCTGCAGCGTGAGTGTGAGCGGCGGCTGGTGCGCCAGGAGCCGCTGGCCCTGGTCTCCTTTGACTTGCGGCACTTCAAGGCCTTCAATGACCACTATGGGTTTGACCGCGGAGATCATGTACTCAAGGTTCTGGCAAATCTGTTGGAGGAGGTAGTAAAGGACGGCGGAAATGTCTATCATGTAGGCGGTGACGATTTCTGTATCGTCACGGAGCCCGGGCGGGCCGATGCGATTGCACAGGCGGCCATGGCCGGGTTCGATGAAGCTCGCGACGGGTTCTACGATGACGAGGATTTGCGCCGGGGGTACGTGCCCGGTCTGAGCCGTGCAACCGGCGAGGTATTTTGCTTCCCCTTGATGACCTTGACCGTCACCTGTGCAACGAATGAGGCGGAAGACGTTAGCCACCTCGGGCAACTGGCAATAATAACCGCACAACTGAGGCAATACGCGAAAGCGGCGAGCGGCAGCACCTACGCCCGGGACCGCAGGCTGGTGCATGACGTTGCCAGGTCGCTGCAGATGCGCGAAAAGCAGAAAGGAGGAGAGTGA
- a CDS encoding C-terminal binding protein, producing the protein MPRLKIFVSDYTIAEDMDLEQQILNEIDAEIVRAQCTTEEEVAAQIGDPDAIITQWAPLPRSILSKLTRCKAICRNGVGVDNIDLEACKDLGIAVLNVPAYSIPEVADHAIALSLALLRFIQPTVDLVRGGGWGEDAILPARRLEELVFGVIGLGRIGRASAKRAKPFFKKVIGFDAFLKGKDVENVDEVKSTAEEVFKEADIITLHVPLSDETRHLVNAERLAMMKPSAFIVNTCRGPVVDTEALTAAIAAGKLAGAGLDVHDPEPLPEEHPLRSFPNVIITPHVAYYSTDSVLQARRETCENLVLFFQGKQPISRLL; encoded by the coding sequence ATGCCCAGACTCAAGATCTTCGTGAGCGACTACACCATCGCTGAGGACATGGACCTTGAGCAGCAGATCCTCAACGAGATTGACGCTGAAATCGTCCGCGCCCAGTGCACCACCGAGGAGGAGGTTGCAGCCCAGATAGGTGACCCTGATGCCATCATCACTCAGTGGGCGCCGCTTCCCCGCAGCATCCTGAGCAAGCTCACTCGCTGTAAGGCCATCTGCCGCAACGGCGTCGGCGTGGACAACATCGACCTCGAGGCCTGCAAGGATCTGGGCATTGCGGTCCTGAACGTGCCGGCCTACTCGATCCCCGAAGTCGCCGACCATGCCATCGCGCTGTCCCTGGCACTCTTGCGCTTCATCCAGCCGACCGTTGATCTCGTGCGCGGCGGCGGCTGGGGCGAGGACGCAATCCTGCCCGCACGGCGGCTCGAGGAACTCGTCTTCGGCGTCATCGGCCTGGGTCGCATCGGTCGCGCTTCGGCCAAGCGTGCGAAGCCCTTCTTCAAGAAGGTCATCGGCTTCGACGCCTTCCTGAAGGGCAAGGACGTCGAGAACGTGGACGAGGTCAAGTCGACGGCCGAAGAGGTCTTCAAAGAGGCCGACATCATCACGCTGCACGTTCCGCTGTCTGACGAGACCCGACATCTGGTCAACGCCGAGCGCCTCGCGATGATGAAGCCGAGTGCCTTCATCGTCAACACCTGCCGCGGGCCGGTTGTCGACACCGAGGCCCTGACGGCCGCCATCGCAGCCGGCAAGCTCGCCGGTGCCGGGCTCGATGTGCATGATCCCGAGCCCCTGCCCGAGGAGCACCCGCTGCGCAGCTTCCCGAACGTCATCATCACCCCGCACGTCGCCTACTACTCGACGGACTCCGTCCTGCAGGCACGGCGCGAGACCTGCGAGAATCTGGTGCTCTTTTTCCAGGGCAAGCAACCGATCTCTCGGCTCTTGTAG